Genomic window (Ancylothrix sp. D3o):
AAATATGCAGGTTATCGGCTAAAATTTCTTGAGCAAGTGTTTCGATATCTGTAAAATTTTCTGAGAATTTATGGCTGTGTTTTTTGAAGGTTTCGGTATATTCATCGCGGCGCGTGTTTAAATAATAGCAATAAATTTCAAACTTTTCTGGGTTGTGATGGCGCACCCATCCAAGGCTTAGTTTTCCAACAGTATGCCCCCAAAAACAACCGGAAACATACCCTATGCGAATTTTGCCATTTTCGCCTACGGGCGGCATTTTTCTAGGTTGTACCCATTGGGGGTAATTGCCTGCAACAATTTGATGTACCCAGTTACCGTATTGTTTTTGTAAGTCGAGGTCATTATAACCTTGGGCAGCTAAAAAAAAGTTGGAATGTTGGCTAATTCCTGCTAAGGCATTTTGCTTATCTTCTTCGGTTTTTAAGGGCGTTTTTTTGATGAAGTTTGTTAATTCTTCGCTATATCGAGTGCGGTAATATTCAATTTCTTGGTAGTTATTATAAATAATCGGCAAGGTTAAGTGATAGATAAATTTAAACAAAATTTGTTTAGGAAAAATTTTTGACGCGGTTTCGGCAATTTCTATTACTTCGTGGGGGTTGCCGGTTTCGCCTAAAACTCCTATTAACCCAAGATACAATTCAGCAACTTTGGGGTAAAGTCTAATCGCTTTTTGGTAAGTTTTTATGGCTTTTTCATATTCTTCGAGTTTTTGATAGCTCTGTGCTAAGGCTTCGTATAAATTTTCTTCGCCTTTTTGGTGTTCTAAAAATTTTGTAAAAATTTCAATTGTTTCTTGATATCTTTGATGTTTATAAAAGTAATTTCCTGCATATAATAAGGCTTCCTCTGGCTCTTTTTTCAACTCCCTAACAATTTCCAGGTTTTGCAAAATTTCCTCGTCTCCTGGTTTGAGTTGCAAGGCGGTTTCATACGCCTCCATTGCCTCATCAATTTGGCAGCGCAGCACAAGCACATTTCCCATATTTACATAACTGCCAAACTGATCGGGATCTGCTAGAATTCCCTGCCAGAAAATTTCTTCGGCGCGTTCAATATTACCGACAGATAGATAAATATTTCCTAAATTGTTATAAGCATCACTCCAGCTTTCATCTAGGGCAATTGCATCTTTGTAAGCTTGCGCCGCCAGCCCCGGATTACCTAATTCTTCTAATACCAAACCCAGCGTATAATAACCTCTGGCATTCAGAGCGTTTTCTTGAATGCCATTCACCAGCAACTCTTTAGCTTCTTGATAGCGCTGAGTCAGATAATAAATCACGGCTAAATTTTGCAAAGCTTCAGGGCTTGTTGGTTCGGTTTGCAAAATTTTTTGATAGGTTTTTTCGGCTTCTTCAAGATTGCCGGTGTTGGGGAAATGAGCGTCCATATAAATTTAGGAGAATTGTTAGTAATTATAACATTTTTTTGGAAATCTAACTTATAGTTTGCATTAACTAAGGCAAAAACCGAATATTGTTGAGATTGTTTAACTGATAACACGGTACACCGGCAGCAAGCGCTTTGTTAATCGTTTCATTTTGTAAAGCAATTTGACCTTTAATTTGAGGTAATAATACCTGCCATTGTTGGGGAGAAAGGCTATCATCAATTAAATTAATTTCTGGCGCATCGGTTTCTTCCAGATTGTATTCCATGAACAAATTCATCATAATTCCTGATAAGATTAATGTCGCATCTTCCTGGGGAAAAGAGCCTGTGTACACCAGTAAAGCGATCTGATTTTTATCAGGATGGCTGAGAATCTGTTGAAAAACAGCGCTTAATTCTTCGCATAACAGTTCTTCTGGTTGATTCCAATCAGGAAAAATAATTAAGTTAATGTCTTTTAAAAAAATGCCTTCGGGTAAAGATGGGGGAAGCAAAAATTGCTCGGTGTCAGCATTAACAAATAATTGAGCTAAACCTGGTAATAATTGGCTTGATTCAGGTTTATTTAAAACCTCGGCAAATGCTTTTAAAACTTGGGCAGATTGACAGCCTTTTAAAGCTTCACGAATTTGAGCAATTGCTGCCGGTATTTCATTGTTAGCAAGTAAACCTTGGGCGAGGTGAAAAGCAAACATTGCTTGGTATTCTTTGGCTTGTTGTAATAACTCATCG
Coding sequences:
- a CDS encoding tetratricopeptide repeat protein; this translates as MDAHFPNTGNLEEAEKTYQKILQTEPTSPEALQNLAVIYYLTQRYQEAKELLVNGIQENALNARGYYTLGLVLEELGNPGLAAQAYKDAIALDESWSDAYNNLGNIYLSVGNIERAEEIFWQGILADPDQFGSYVNMGNVLVLRCQIDEAMEAYETALQLKPGDEEILQNLEIVRELKKEPEEALLYAGNYFYKHQRYQETIEIFTKFLEHQKGEENLYEALAQSYQKLEEYEKAIKTYQKAIRLYPKVAELYLGLIGVLGETGNPHEVIEIAETASKIFPKQILFKFIYHLTLPIIYNNYQEIEYYRTRYSEELTNFIKKTPLKTEEDKQNALAGISQHSNFFLAAQGYNDLDLQKQYGNWVHQIVAGNYPQWVQPRKMPPVGENGKIRIGYVSGCFWGHTVGKLSLGWVRHHNPEKFEIYCYYLNTRRDEYTETFKKHSHKFSENFTDIETLAQEILADNLHILTYIDIGQQAQITPLAAMRLAPVQCTTWAHPETSGLPTIDYFLSSELMEPANPQQHYSEQVVLLPNLGISYAKPVLPQPTKTRADFQLRNDGVVYLCCQTFHKYLPQYDGVFAAIAQRVPQAQFVFIARPNTAIAERFKQRIKRAFANYNLNADNYCVILPKLNQDDYWNLNLISNIYLDSFGWSGGHTTLEALACNLPVVTYPGELMRGRHSYGILKRLNLTSLIAKEKADYIEIAVRLGTDTLWKNNILERLKTNENLLWDDLKPIKTLEKFYERLVTN